One Chryseobacterium sp. StRB126 genomic region harbors:
- a CDS encoding BamA/TamA family outer membrane protein encodes MSNTFPTYCKYLLISGLASAVVSCSNTRFLKENQMLYTGAEVKIESDTISKKEKKDLQAALEANLTPKPNSTFLGMRPKLYFYNIAKEPKKDKGFNYWLKYKMGEKPVLLGDVDREFNKDIIENYSENKGYFNARATYDTVSKNKKAKVIYTLKPGARYLIDGIKFQKDSTLVNQEIQNVAGKTLLKNGKPFDLDVIKAERERIDNNLKERGFYYFHPDNIIVQADSTVNKNHKVELNVKLKDNTPPLATQQFSIDKVVVFPNYNIQDVKAGKYSVPMNSDSLSKYAFDDIYVIDPQHKFKPKIFDRALYFKKGDLYNRSNHNLTLNRLISLGVFKFVKNEFVTSDSLSHKFDAYYLLTPRQIQSLRLEALGRTNSASYAGSELNLNWTHRNFFRGAEQFKASIYGAFDFQMGGAQDANNIFRAGTNVQLSIPRIVAPFRFHSSSEFVPRTNITLGYEFQNRTKFYTLNNFTASFGYLWKENARKEHDLKVIDITLVSPEKVTAEYEANAAKNPAMKRIVEKQLIFGPTYSYTYTNTMLPKKNTFYYKGTLDLAGNISGLVSGANVKEDKEKKIFGIPFSQYAKIENDFRFYHKFTEKSSLATRLIAGIAYPYGNSEFVPFSKQFFSGGSNSIRAFRARTLGPGSFDPRTIDVGTYFDQSGDIKLELNAEYRANLYKFLNAAIFVDAGNIWLLHDDENRPGAKFSKDFLNEIAVGAGVGLRLDFSILVLRLDLAMPLRVPYYQKGDRWTFDKINFGDSSWRKNNLVLNIAIGYPF; translated from the coding sequence ATGAGTAATACATTCCCAACATACTGTAAATATCTGTTGATTTCCGGATTAGCTTCGGCAGTAGTTTCCTGTAGCAATACCAGGTTTTTGAAAGAAAATCAGATGCTGTATACAGGTGCTGAAGTGAAAATTGAAAGTGACACAATTTCCAAAAAAGAAAAAAAAGACCTTCAGGCTGCTTTGGAAGCCAATCTTACTCCAAAACCGAATTCTACATTTTTAGGCATGCGTCCCAAGCTTTATTTCTACAATATTGCAAAAGAGCCTAAAAAAGATAAGGGGTTCAATTATTGGCTTAAATATAAAATGGGTGAAAAACCTGTATTATTAGGAGATGTAGACCGTGAATTCAATAAAGATATCATTGAAAATTATTCTGAAAACAAGGGATATTTTAATGCCAGAGCTACCTATGACACCGTTTCAAAAAATAAAAAGGCAAAAGTAATTTATACTTTAAAGCCCGGTGCCAGATATTTGATTGATGGGATAAAGTTTCAGAAAGATTCTACTCTTGTTAATCAGGAAATTCAGAATGTAGCAGGGAAGACGCTTCTTAAAAATGGAAAACCTTTTGATCTGGATGTTATTAAAGCAGAAAGAGAAAGAATTGATAACAATTTAAAGGAAAGAGGGTTTTATTATTTCCATCCGGATAATATTATTGTACAGGCAGACAGTACAGTCAACAAAAATCATAAAGTGGAGCTCAATGTAAAGTTAAAAGACAATACTCCACCTTTAGCCACTCAACAGTTCAGTATTGATAAAGTGGTGGTATTCCCGAATTATAATATTCAGGATGTAAAAGCAGGAAAATATAGTGTTCCGATGAACAGTGATTCTTTGAGTAAATATGCATTTGATGATATTTACGTTATTGATCCGCAGCATAAATTCAAACCGAAAATTTTCGATAGGGCTTTGTACTTTAAAAAGGGAGATCTTTACAACCGTTCCAATCATAACCTTACTTTAAACCGATTAATCAGTTTAGGGGTATTCAAATTTGTAAAAAATGAATTTGTAACCTCGGATTCTTTGAGTCATAAGTTTGATGCTTATTACCTATTAACCCCAAGACAAATTCAGTCTTTACGTCTTGAAGCATTAGGAAGAACTAACTCAGCCAGCTATGCAGGCAGTGAGCTTAACCTGAACTGGACCCATAGAAATTTCTTCCGGGGAGCAGAACAATTTAAAGCATCTATCTACGGAGCTTTTGATTTCCAGATGGGCGGTGCTCAGGATGCCAATAATATTTTCCGTGCCGGAACCAATGTTCAGCTTTCTATTCCGAGAATTGTAGCTCCGTTCCGTTTTCATTCTTCAAGCGAGTTTGTTCCAAGAACAAATATTACATTGGGATATGAATTCCAAAACAGAACAAAATTTTATACGCTTAATAATTTCACGGCCTCATTTGGATATCTGTGGAAAGAAAATGCCAGAAAAGAACATGACCTGAAAGTCATTGATATCACGTTAGTTTCTCCGGAAAAGGTTACCGCAGAATATGAAGCCAACGCAGCCAAAAATCCGGCAATGAAGCGAATTGTTGAAAAGCAGCTTATCTTTGGTCCCACTTATTCATACACCTACACCAATACTATGCTTCCGAAGAAGAATACCTTTTATTATAAAGGTACCCTGGATCTGGCAGGAAATATCTCAGGTTTAGTGAGTGGAGCTAATGTAAAAGAGGATAAAGAAAAAAAGATCTTCGGCATCCCTTTCAGTCAATATGCTAAAATTGAAAATGATTTCAGATTTTACCATAAGTTCACGGAAAAATCATCTTTGGCTACAAGACTTATTGCCGGAATTGCCTATCCCTATGGAAACTCAGAATTCGTTCCTTTCTCCAAACAGTTTTTTTCAGGAGGAAGTAACAGCATCAGAGCTTTCCGTGCGAGAACACTAGGTCCGGGGAGTTTTGATCCAAGAACGATAGATGTAGGAACTTATTTTGATCAGTCCGGAGATATTAAACTGGAACTGAATGCCGAATACCGCGCTAACCTTTATAAATTTTTAAATGCAGCGATCTTTGTAGATGCCGGAAATATCTGGCTGCTTCATGACGACGAAAACAGGCCGGGCGCTAAATTTTCAAAAGACTTTTTAAATGAAATTGCGGTGGGAGCCGGGGTAGGTCTGAGGCTGGATTTTTCTATCTTGGTGCTAAGACTGGATCTTGCTATGCCACTGAGAGTTCCTTACTATCAGAAGGGAGACAGATGGACCTTCGATAAAATCAATTTCGGAGACTCAAGCTGGAGAAAAAATAATCTTGTTTTAAATATTGCCATCGGATATCCATTTTAA
- a CDS encoding translocation/assembly module TamB — protein sequence MKLKINTTKLLRRIAITFISILVILTLLILSLRLPAVQNFIKDRLIVYLEQKIKTKVSLERVYIGFPNSLVMENLYFKGQDVDTLLAVKKLDVGLHMLKLMNSTADITSVDLEGARANVVRKPDGKFNFDYIIDAFATTDKEESTSKPFIISLDKINLKDVGVTFNDQQSKNDIHLYFKSFDTRVKKFDLNKNTYAVNDINLDGLKLKLKQGIVEEVSKKVEKKVDSLNKKKPMSIGLRGIKLTHFDIDYGDENTKTYAKVLFKELSTKVNKLDLENNAFNVGNVFLSGADINANLYLPAQNANPKNKKEPEPSKVSDQDKAMNLLLGKLVLNDVKVAYNNTAIAPTKQGIDFNHLNFSKMNVEVRSFKMENNTFAGTVNSAEIHEARGLDIQKFNTDFVYAEKEAYLKDLYLQTPKTLLRDEVILNYNSIDQLTSNLGAVKISANIKDSKIGFSDILNLVPTLKNTVPFNKYPNAILNVNANVKGSVNDLLIQNLKVSGLDQLRVNASGRVKNAMNPDQLYYDLKIGEFSSNAKTIFNLVPKNTIPSNISLPSNFSIKGNAKGTTKMVNTDLNLYSTLGNAAIVANVDMRRKNHELYDLKANLQGIQAGKIIQNKDIGSITAQISAKGESFDFKNANANVKGHVASATYKGYRYQNMNLTGKINKGVYDVILNSKDPNADLLLTASGIYDEKNPTVKINGEVIKLDVNKLGFYEKPMILAGKIDGDFTNLDPNNLNGYLNLKDFAFSDTKEVYPVQEVHLKASSTTDSTQIIFNSQIADIELKGKYKLTQIFGALTQTINQYYQFQKPDKSQKIGPGQHFTFTAKIKNDDLIRKFVPDLKSFETINLAGNYDADSQKIEIDGQIPQLLYGENTIEKGTLKVTNENQALQYNLNVAALKSSSFSLKKINIDGDVADNTINYNITTKDDKDVTQFLIAGNAKSLNDITEVSLNPNGLKLNYADWSVAENNKIQISSKGVLADNFRLNNGGSEISIQSQSESPSSPLNIALKDFKIETITELIKKDTVLARGTINGTAQLRDVMKDMTFTSDLNVSNLIVYGSPVGNLAVKVNNSSPKLLNADIALSGNNNDVRILGDYNTSSSSFDLNMDINQLQMKSIQGFSMNAITNTEGYLSGNLKITGTTDQPNILGKVKFNDAGLEIAKTGSDFRKLNDEIDFTSRGIEFNKFKIKDKDGNALVVDGQVLTQTYRDFAFNLNVNAKDFKVVNSQKSNDAMMYGVLAIDAGLHIRGNLDLPKVDGKLSVADNTDFTFVLPQSNPSLQERDGIVEFVDQNQVVLNKTIKTDSLNAQSRIKGMDVSVNIEVNKEAKLSIVIDKANGDFVQLQGEAELTGGIDPSGKTTLVGVYEVNKGSYDLSVSFLKRKFDIQKGSTITWTGEPTMAIMDITAVYKTEAPPIDLVEQQIGNESASIMNQYKQRIPFNTLLKMKGELLKPQLTFDITTDEKNNAVSSNVKDVIDQKLAQLRTQESELNKQVFALLLLNRFIGENPFESGAGMSAETMARQSVSKILSQQLNNLASGLIKGVDLNFGLDSSEDYSTGQKNTRTDLNVDISKKLLNDRLKVTVGSNFGLEGQARQNENMTNIAGNVSVDYSLSKDGRYMLRAYRKDEYQVALQGQIIETGIGFIITLDYDKFREIFQKSKEKKPKKNQNNQVVEFK from the coding sequence TTGAAACTGAAAATCAACACTACAAAACTTTTAAGGCGTATTGCAATAACCTTTATTTCAATATTGGTAATTCTTACCCTGTTGATATTAAGCTTAAGACTTCCTGCTGTTCAAAACTTCATCAAAGACAGACTAATTGTCTATCTGGAACAAAAAATTAAAACCAAGGTAAGTCTGGAAAGAGTCTACATCGGATTCCCTAACAGTCTTGTAATGGAAAATCTTTACTTCAAAGGACAGGATGTTGACACTCTTTTAGCAGTAAAAAAATTGGATGTAGGCTTACATATGCTAAAGCTTATGAACTCTACAGCAGATATTACCTCTGTAGATTTGGAAGGTGCCAGAGCCAATGTAGTCAGAAAACCGGATGGTAAATTCAATTTCGATTATATTATTGATGCCTTTGCCACTACTGATAAGGAAGAAAGTACTTCCAAACCTTTCATTATTTCCCTTGATAAAATTAATTTAAAAGATGTTGGTGTTACTTTTAATGACCAACAGTCTAAGAATGATATTCATCTTTATTTTAAATCTTTCGATACCAGAGTAAAAAAATTCGATCTCAATAAAAATACCTATGCTGTTAATGATATTAATCTTGATGGATTAAAATTAAAGCTTAAACAAGGCATTGTAGAAGAAGTATCCAAAAAGGTTGAGAAGAAAGTAGATTCTCTGAATAAAAAAAAGCCTATGAGTATTGGCTTAAGAGGAATCAAGCTTACTCATTTTGATATTGACTATGGTGATGAAAATACCAAGACCTATGCTAAAGTTTTATTCAAAGAACTAAGCACAAAGGTCAATAAACTCGATCTTGAGAATAATGCCTTTAATGTTGGTAATGTATTCCTTTCCGGAGCAGACATTAATGCTAATCTTTATCTTCCGGCTCAAAATGCCAATCCGAAAAATAAAAAAGAACCTGAACCATCCAAAGTTTCCGATCAGGATAAAGCAATGAATCTTCTTTTAGGAAAATTGGTTTTAAATGATGTAAAAGTAGCCTATAACAATACCGCCATTGCACCTACTAAACAAGGTATAGACTTCAATCATCTGAATTTTTCAAAAATGAATGTGGAGGTAAGAAGTTTTAAAATGGAGAACAATACTTTTGCAGGAACGGTTAATTCAGCAGAAATTCATGAAGCAAGAGGTCTGGATATCCAGAAATTCAATACGGATTTTGTGTATGCAGAAAAAGAAGCGTATCTGAAAGACCTTTATCTGCAAACTCCAAAGACTTTATTACGCGATGAGGTTATTTTAAATTACAACTCCATCGATCAGCTGACTTCCAATTTGGGAGCAGTAAAAATTTCCGCCAATATCAAAGATTCTAAAATCGGATTTTCCGATATTTTAAATCTGGTTCCTACTTTAAAAAATACGGTTCCATTCAATAAATATCCGAACGCGATCCTGAATGTTAATGCCAATGTAAAAGGAAGCGTAAACGATCTTTTAATCCAGAATCTTAAAGTTTCAGGACTGGATCAGCTAAGGGTGAATGCATCCGGAAGGGTTAAAAATGCAATGAATCCCGATCAGTTGTATTATGATCTGAAAATCGGAGAATTTTCTTCCAATGCTAAAACAATTTTCAATTTAGTACCTAAGAATACCATTCCTTCCAATATTTCCCTTCCGTCAAATTTCAGCATTAAAGGAAATGCAAAAGGAACAACCAAAATGGTCAACACAGACCTCAACCTCTACTCTACCCTTGGAAATGCAGCGATTGTTGCCAATGTGGATATGCGTAGAAAAAATCATGAATTATATGATTTGAAAGCTAATCTTCAAGGCATACAGGCTGGAAAAATTATTCAGAATAAAGATATCGGTTCCATCACTGCTCAGATTTCTGCTAAAGGAGAAAGTTTTGATTTCAAAAATGCCAATGCCAACGTAAAAGGGCATGTTGCTTCTGCAACTTACAAAGGCTACCGATACCAGAATATGAACTTAACGGGTAAGATCAACAAAGGGGTTTATGATGTTATTTTAAATTCAAAAGATCCGAATGCTGACTTGCTGTTAACCGCTTCAGGAATCTATGACGAAAAAAATCCAACCGTTAAAATAAATGGAGAAGTCATCAAACTGGATGTCAACAAACTTGGCTTCTACGAAAAACCGATGATTCTTGCCGGAAAAATAGATGGCGACTTTACCAACCTTGATCCGAATAATCTGAATGGCTATTTAAATCTTAAAGACTTTGCCTTTTCAGACACTAAAGAAGTGTATCCGGTACAGGAAGTTCACTTGAAAGCCTCTTCCACAACAGATTCTACACAAATTATTTTCAACTCTCAGATTGCAGATATTGAACTGAAGGGTAAATATAAACTGACACAGATCTTTGGAGCTTTAACGCAGACTATTAATCAGTATTATCAGTTCCAGAAACCGGACAAATCTCAAAAAATTGGTCCGGGACAGCATTTTACCTTTACAGCAAAAATTAAAAATGATGATCTGATCAGAAAATTCGTTCCGGATCTGAAAAGTTTTGAAACCATTAACCTGGCAGGAAACTATGATGCCGATTCTCAAAAAATTGAAATTGACGGTCAGATCCCACAATTACTCTATGGTGAAAATACCATTGAAAAAGGAACTTTAAAAGTGACCAATGAAAATCAGGCTTTACAGTATAACCTGAATGTTGCTGCCTTAAAAAGCTCAAGCTTTTCATTAAAAAAAATCAATATTGATGGTGATGTTGCGGATAATACGATCAACTATAATATCACCACAAAAGACGATAAGGATGTTACTCAGTTCCTGATTGCAGGAAATGCAAAATCGTTGAATGACATTACAGAAGTTTCTCTGAATCCCAATGGTTTAAAACTCAATTATGCTGATTGGAGTGTTGCTGAAAACAATAAAATTCAGATCAGCAGCAAAGGAGTTTTAGCAGATAATTTCAGATTAAATAATGGCGGAAGCGAAATTTCCATTCAGTCTCAAAGTGAAAGCCCAAGTAGCCCATTGAACATTGCCCTGAAAGATTTTAAAATTGAGACTATTACAGAACTTATCAAAAAAGACACGGTGCTGGCGAGAGGAACCATCAACGGAACAGCTCAGCTTAGAGATGTGATGAAAGATATGACTTTCACCTCAGATTTAAATGTTTCCAATCTTATTGTGTATGGTAGCCCTGTCGGAAACCTGGCCGTAAAAGTGAACAATTCTTCACCCAAACTTTTAAATGCTGATATCGCCCTTTCCGGAAACAATAATGATGTAAGAATTCTTGGAGATTATAATACCTCTTCAAGTTCTTTCGACCTGAATATGGACATTAATCAGCTTCAGATGAAGAGTATTCAAGGGTTCTCTATGAATGCCATTACGAATACGGAAGGTTATCTTTCCGGAAATCTGAAAATCACAGGAACAACGGACCAACCGAATATTCTTGGAAAAGTAAAATTCAATGATGCAGGCCTGGAAATTGCAAAAACAGGAAGTGATTTCAGAAAACTGAATGATGAAATTGATTTTACCAGCAGAGGTATTGAATTCAATAAGTTTAAGATCAAAGATAAAGATGGAAATGCTTTGGTTGTAGACGGGCAGGTTCTTACCCAAACCTACAGAGATTTCGCGTTCAATCTTAATGTCAACGCCAAAGACTTCAAAGTAGTTAACTCACAGAAATCAAACGATGCTATGATGTATGGAGTTCTGGCTATTGATGCCGGTCTTCACATCCGCGGAAATCTTGATCTTCCAAAAGTAGATGGAAAACTAAGTGTTGCGGACAATACAGATTTCACTTTCGTCCTTCCTCAATCTAATCCTTCATTACAGGAGAGAGACGGGATTGTAGAATTTGTGGATCAGAATCAGGTAGTGCTTAATAAAACGATTAAAACAGATTCTCTTAACGCCCAAAGCCGCATCAAAGGAATGGATGTAAGCGTTAATATTGAAGTAAACAAAGAAGCAAAGCTGTCAATCGTTATTGACAAGGCGAATGGTGATTTCGTACAGCTACAGGGAGAAGCAGAATTAACCGGCGGAATTGACCCTTCTGGAAAAACAACATTGGTGGGAGTTTATGAAGTGAATAAAGGAAGTTATGATCTTTCAGTAAGCTTCCTGAAACGTAAGTTTGATATTCAGAAAGGAAGTACCATCACCTGGACAGGAGAACCTACCATGGCAATTATGGATATTACAGCAGTGTATAAAACAGAAGCGCCACCTATTGATCTTGTGGAACAACAGATTGGTAATGAAAGTGCTTCCATAATGAATCAGTATAAGCAGAGAATACCTTTCAATACACTGTTAAAAATGAAAGGTGAGCTATTGAAGCCACAACTAACATTTGATATTACAACTGATGAAAAGAACAATGCTGTATCATCCAATGTGAAAGATGTTATCGATCAGAAACTGGCTCAGCTGAGAACTCAGGAATCTGAATTGAATAAGCAGGTATTTGCTTTACTCCTTCTGAACCGTTTCATTGGAGAAAATCCATTTGAAAGTGGTGCCGGAATGTCTGCTGAAACGATGGCAAGACAGAGTGTGAGTAAGATTCTTTCTCAACAATTGAATAATCTGGCATCCGGACTTATCAAAGGTGTAGATCTAAATTTTGGATTGGATTCTTCGGAAGATTATTCCACAGGACAGAAAAATACAAGAACCGACCTTAATGTAGATATCAGTAAAAAATTATTGAATGACAGGCTGAAAGTAACGGTAGGAAGTAATTTCGGATTGGAAGGACAAGCCCGTCAGAATGAAAACATGACCAATATTGCAGGAAATGTTTCTGTAGATTACAGTCTTTCCAAAGATGGAAGATATATGTTGCGGGCTTATCGTAAGGATGAATATCAGGTGGCTCTTCAGGGACAGATTATAGAAACCGGAATTGGATTTATCATCACTCTGGATTATGACAAATTCCGTGAAATTTTCCAGAAATCCAAAGAGAAGAAGCCTAAAAAGAATCAAAACAATCAAGTGGTAGAATTTAAATAA
- a CDS encoding YihY/virulence factor BrkB family protein, whose product MIKTAKFFWEVLKDTFTEWNNSSASKDSASLAYYAIFSIPGLLIIIIWVLGNFFGEEAIRGQISTQIIGIMGPDVAKSIEGMLAGALIDKQNVFMKAVGVGALVFGSTTLFFQLQLSLNALWDVESAPKKALLKFLLDRANSLGMILILGFLLMITMVLSSLISLFNKIITQYFGFETYLLVEIVNFSIGFGLVMLLFALMFKVLPDVQISWKSVWRGAFLTTILFTLGKFLLSLYFNQVKPTSAFGAAGTVILIMMWINYSCMLIFFGAKFTKVYTYKRGYTVALSKHARWSAAKLYADSLKQMHEEKSE is encoded by the coding sequence ATGATCAAAACTGCTAAATTTTTCTGGGAGGTTTTAAAAGATACGTTTACGGAATGGAACAACTCTTCTGCATCAAAAGATTCAGCAAGTCTTGCCTATTACGCTATCTTTTCCATCCCGGGATTATTAATTATTATCATCTGGGTATTGGGTAATTTCTTTGGAGAAGAAGCTATCCGCGGACAGATAAGTACCCAAATCATTGGAATTATGGGTCCCGATGTAGCCAAAAGTATCGAAGGAATGCTTGCAGGAGCCTTAATTGATAAACAGAATGTTTTTATGAAAGCAGTAGGGGTGGGAGCATTGGTTTTTGGTTCCACTACTCTATTCTTTCAACTTCAGCTTTCATTAAATGCACTTTGGGATGTAGAATCTGCACCCAAAAAAGCTTTACTTAAGTTTTTACTGGATAGAGCCAATTCACTTGGAATGATTTTGATTCTTGGATTCCTGCTCATGATTACCATGGTTCTATCTTCATTAATCAGTCTTTTTAATAAAATCATCACGCAATATTTTGGATTTGAAACCTACCTTCTTGTTGAGATTGTTAATTTTTCAATTGGTTTTGGACTCGTTATGCTCTTATTTGCTCTGATGTTTAAAGTTCTTCCTGATGTACAGATCAGCTGGAAATCTGTTTGGCGGGGAGCTTTTTTAACAACAATCTTATTTACATTAGGAAAATTTCTGCTGAGTCTTTATTTTAATCAGGTTAAACCTACTTCAGCATTTGGAGCTGCAGGAACTGTAATTTTAATTATGATGTGGATTAATTATTCCTGTATGCTTATATTTTTTGGAGCCAAATTCACTAAAGTGTATACATACAAAAGAGGGTATACAGTCGCCTTGTCCAAACATGCCCGATGGAGTGCAGCCAAGCTCTATGCAGATAGTTTGAAGCAGATGCATGAGGAGAAGAGTGAATGA
- the argS gene encoding arginine--tRNA ligase, translating to MNIKDIIEQKLSEVILNVYQLKDINLEVQENKTEFEGDFTIVTFPLVKQLKKNPESIGVELGEALTEQTDIFESFNVVKGFLNVKVKNQLFVDNFRSVHNGFSTIDKKNATVMVEYSSPNTNKPLHLGHIRNNLLGFSVAQILKEAGYDVIKTQIINDRGIHICKSMLAWEKFGNGETPETTNTKGDKFVGNYYVEFDKNYKKEIAELVGEGITEELAKKDAPIIKEAQKMLLDWENGDETVRNLWAEMNSWVYKGFNETYKRLGVDFDQIQYESNTYILGKDLIQEGLDKRVLYQKEDGSVWCDLTDEGLDQKLLLRSDGTSVYMTQDLGTAVERFKDNNIQKLIYTVGNEQDYHFQVLFKILKKLGYEWADQLFHLSYGMVELPEGKMKSREGTVVDADDLMQEMYETAKSKAQELGKLESLSEEDKEVSYETVGLGALKYFMLKVDPKKKMLFNPAESIDFNGNTGPFIQYTYARIQSLLSKAAFAYAETADVTLNQFEKELIMQLANFKTVVAKSAETLSPALVANYVYDLVKSYNSFYQNNPILNQDDENIKQFRLNLSDLAAKTIKKSLELLGIGTVNRM from the coding sequence ATGAATATTAAAGATATTATAGAACAAAAACTTTCAGAGGTTATTTTAAATGTGTATCAATTAAAAGACATCAACCTGGAAGTTCAGGAAAATAAAACGGAATTTGAAGGTGATTTTACAATCGTTACTTTTCCGTTGGTAAAACAATTGAAGAAAAATCCTGAAAGTATCGGAGTAGAATTAGGAGAAGCTTTAACAGAGCAAACGGATATTTTCGAAAGCTTTAATGTGGTTAAAGGATTTCTTAATGTTAAGGTTAAGAATCAACTGTTTGTGGATAACTTCAGATCTGTTCACAATGGTTTTTCAACAATAGATAAAAAAAATGCAACGGTAATGGTTGAATATTCTTCACCCAATACCAACAAACCTCTGCACTTGGGTCATATCAGAAATAACCTATTAGGTTTTTCCGTGGCTCAGATCTTGAAAGAGGCGGGTTATGATGTGATCAAAACTCAGATTATCAATGATAGAGGGATCCACATCTGTAAATCGATGTTAGCATGGGAGAAATTCGGAAACGGAGAAACTCCTGAAACAACAAATACCAAAGGAGATAAATTTGTTGGAAACTACTATGTAGAATTTGACAAAAATTATAAAAAAGAGATTGCTGAATTAGTAGGGGAGGGAATCACAGAAGAGCTGGCTAAAAAAGATGCTCCCATCATAAAAGAAGCTCAGAAAATGCTTCTTGATTGGGAAAATGGAGATGAAACAGTAAGAAATCTTTGGGCAGAAATGAATTCTTGGGTATACAAAGGGTTCAATGAGACCTATAAGAGATTAGGCGTTGATTTTGATCAGATTCAGTACGAAAGCAATACCTATATTTTAGGAAAAGATCTTATCCAGGAAGGTTTGGATAAAAGAGTTTTATATCAAAAAGAAGATGGTTCTGTTTGGTGTGATCTAACAGATGAAGGACTTGACCAAAAACTATTACTACGTTCTGATGGTACTTCAGTTTATATGACTCAGGATTTAGGAACAGCAGTAGAACGTTTTAAGGATAACAATATTCAGAAGCTTATCTACACTGTAGGTAATGAACAGGATTATCACTTCCAGGTTCTATTCAAAATCCTTAAAAAATTAGGATATGAATGGGCAGATCAGTTATTCCACCTTTCTTATGGAATGGTTGAATTACCGGAAGGAAAAATGAAATCCCGTGAAGGAACTGTTGTAGATGCTGATGATTTAATGCAGGAAATGTATGAAACAGCAAAATCTAAAGCTCAGGAACTAGGAAAACTTGAAAGCCTTTCTGAAGAAGATAAAGAAGTTTCTTATGAAACAGTAGGTTTAGGAGCTTTAAAATATTTCATGCTGAAAGTTGATCCTAAGAAAAAAATGCTTTTCAATCCTGCTGAAAGTATCGATTTTAACGGAAATACAGGGCCATTTATTCAATATACTTACGCTCGTATCCAGTCATTGTTATCAAAAGCAGCATTTGCATATGCTGAAACTGCTGATGTAACTTTGAATCAGTTTGAAAAGGAACTGATTATGCAGTTGGCTAACTTTAAAACAGTAGTAGCAAAATCTGCTGAAACGTTAAGTCCAGCTTTAGTGGCGAACTATGTATATGACCTCGTAAAATCGTATAATTCATTCTATCAGAATAATCCGATCCTGAATCAGGATGATGAAAATATCAAACAATTCCGTCTGAATCTATCAGACCTTGCAGCAAAAACGATCAAAAAATCGTTAGAGTTGCTGGGAATAGGAACTGTAAACAGAATGTAA
- a CDS encoding bacteriocin-like protein, with protein sequence MKNLKKISKASLKKITAGNAPCCEPWGRCPDGYKQCQEWGAYVPK encoded by the coding sequence ATGAAAAATCTAAAGAAAATCTCAAAAGCCAGCCTTAAAAAAATTACTGCCGGAAATGCACCTTGCTGCGAACCATGGGGAAGATGCCCTGATGGCTACAAACAATGCCAGGAATGGGGAGCTTACGTTCCAAAATAA
- a CDS encoding bacteriocin-like protein has protein sequence MKNLKKMSTQELKTIQGGAAPEWCVGPGGCWDPKTKRCYPAGECP, from the coding sequence ATGAAAAATTTGAAAAAAATGTCAACACAAGAGTTGAAAACAATTCAGGGAGGGGCTGCGCCAGAATGGTGTGTGGGTCCGGGGGGATGTTGGGATCCTAAAACAAAAAGGTGTTATCCAGCGGGAGAATGTCCTTAA